The following proteins are co-located in the Phaeodactylum tricornutum CCAP 1055/1 chromosome 2, whole genome shotgun sequence genome:
- a CDS encoding predicted protein gives GVVRHDKNTKDPGIPNSWPFKQDLLKEIQRSRELKELMEQANRDRAQYAAKQEEEDNSDDDGDSGEGQRKDGTKAAGQQSRRAYLRELKKVVDTADVVLQVLDARDPMGSRISPAIENVILSRADKRMVLVLNKIDLVPKEVVGSWLTTLRRSHPAIAIKASQHGSSNSDDTTSSATTVTVPVGMDGLLQLLKNYARTGGTGGKSKTTIVVGIIGYPNVGKSSIINALKRSRAVGVSPRPGFTTTMQEVVLDRNVRLLDSPGVVFDDRSALLGNCVDAESIEDPIPPVTALLKRCNHASLLMTYNIPAFPPGEVMMFLAMVARSYGRVLKGGIPDKEAAARAVLKDWNNGKIPYYTAPPK, from the exons GGCGTGGTACGACATGACAAGAATACGAAAGACCCCGGCATTCCCAACTCGTGGCCCTTTAAACAGGATCTTTTGAAAGAAATCCAGCGTTCACGGGAGC TAAAGGAGCTTATGGAACAAGCCAATCGCGACCGGGCTCAGTATGCCGCTaaacaagaagaagaggacaacagcgacgatgatggaGATTCTGGCGAAGGACAGCGTAAGGATGGTACTAAGGCTGCGGGGCAACAGTCTCGTCGAGCTTATTTGCGCGAGTTGAAAAAAGTTGTTGACACGGCAGACGTTGTCTTGCAAGTTTTGGATGCCCGGGATCCGATGGGATCGCGGATCAGTCCAGCCATAGAAAACGTTATTCTTTCACGTGCCGATAAGCGTATGGTACTGGTTTTAAATAAGATTGATTTGGTACCGAAAGAAGTTGTCGGGAGCTGGTTGACAACCTTGCGACGATCACATCCTGCAATCGCCATCAAGGCGAGTCAGCATGGGTCATCGAATAGTGATGATACAACTTCTTCCGCTACTACTGTAACGGTTCCGGTTGGTATGGATGGTCTGTTGCAGTTGCTCAAGAACTACGCACGTACTGGAGGAACCGGTGGCAAAAGCAAGACAACCATTGTGGTTGGAATAATTGGGTACCCAAATGTTGGCAAGAGTAGTATCATTAATGCTTTGAAGCGATCACGTGCGGTTGGTGTCAGTCCCAGGCCAGGTTTCACAACTACGATGCAGGAAGTTGTTTTGGACCGCAATGTTCGACTATTGGATAGTCCTGGAGTGGTGTTCGATGACAGGTCCGCTTTGCTAGGAAATTGCGTCGATGCAGAATCTATTGAGGATCCCATTCCACCCGTGACGGCTTTACTAAAGCGTTGCAATCATGCGAGTTTGCTAATGACCTATAACATTCCGGCGTTTCCACCTGGCGAAGTCATGATGTTCTTGGCCATGGTGGCACGTTCGTATGGGCGTGTTCTCAAGGGTGGCATCCCGGATAAAGAGGCCGCAGCGCGAGCAGTACTAAAGGACTGGAATAATGGAAAGATTCCATACTACACTGCTCCGCCTAAA
- a CDS encoding predicted protein, translated as GWGCFSKYSLRKGEYIHEYVGELISQEEADRRGQLYDQQNQSSLFNLNSETVIDANRKGNITRFLNHSSNPNCEARTMFVNGDYRIGFFATKDIDAENELFFDYQY; from the coding sequence GGGTGGGGATGTTTTTCAAAATACAGTCTCAGGAAAGGCGAATACATTCACGAGTATGTTGGTGAGCTGATAAGCCAGGAAGAAGCCGATCGTCGAGGGCAGCTGTATGATCAACAGAACCAATCAAGCTTGTTCAATCTCAATTCGGAGACAGTTATCGATGCCAATCGGAAGGGAAACATAACTCGCTTTCTAAATCATTCCAGCAACCCGAATTGCGAGGCAAGAACCATGTTTGTGAATGGCGATTATCGGATCGGATTTTTTGCTACGAAAGACATTGATGCCGAAAATGAGTTGTTTTTCGATTACCAGTAC
- a CDS encoding predicted protein: MISTSLDPKSSKKRPRSISLRSNNGCSTKGRLADNPTQQRNRQRKNQTKPTAWVDHWELNAVGKSLCAASELFVENADNLLTTKQGHELGQAESMALSEAIERVAVWRTRQTQLPHIVESSAALAEILLREATTATGCSAMELRHAYACAVIRSINGLADPLQQQRSVATSIALLCRQLGLPSWLVDVRHEATHNQMPTLAVLRMAAKTLLQYFQAVYWKPIANIPVNYNEEAYTLLEEYARRTLPRQAEFISEEDNATSQQDSDKSVDDNGSREEEEAMVGGRRLGTTTNSFALLMEPKKIKPVKLEKKEKIKKKKRKNVSVDALTKSALAFVQAKIPVSEAFRSLLSFLVWGFGGTSGVLVPQASGVFSVNSFGVQQIRKHYIPLISAAVKEWPGFHRALFIHLFEFLFVSEQRVVIRPVEPSLARSFFFAKSWIQHLLTRQFFDFVDPELVRTDTAFEETDLMPLSILEDVGYPLNSLCDRLEIAKLKGFAHFDCIASVVETFRHILGDTRVARHGYPESQAFTLPEKEFTAIDPLQLLETETLENNASLDEIEAMLAGQVSTTCEDDDMRNKAIKCNPPLTKEGGADCNIAHGAVVNEKQMNCELVDNNFFCGQSDPQPHRNREETTDLRGTAVTSELSQLPEEVSSLDIKCANESTTLQTGYSFGNPNSGRKTRPVWKYCKSWDECSVGALPGRPS, encoded by the coding sequence ATGATTTCTACATCACTTGATCCAAAAAGCTCCAAAAAGCGCCCCCGTTCCATATCTCTGAGAAGCAATAATGGCTGTAGCACCAAAGGACGACTCGCAGACAATCCAACGCAGCAACGTAATCGGCAACGGAAGAATCAGACCAAGCCGACGGCATGGGTCGACCACTGGGAACTGAACGCTGTGGGTAAATCACTGTGTGCAGCATCGGAGCTTTTCGTCGAGAATGCTGATAATTTGCTCACTACGAAGCAAGGGCACGAATTGGGTCAAGCCGAATCAATGGCGTTGTCAGAAGCCATTGAGCGTGTCGCGGTATGGAGAACGCGACAGACACAACTGCCACACATTGTCGAATCATCGGCGGCCCTGGCTGAAATACTGTTGCGCGAGGCCACGACAGCAACTGGTTGTAGCGCCATGGAACTACGACACGCCTACGCATGTGCCGTGATCAGATCGATCAACGGTCTGGCGGACCcactgcaacaacaacgatcGGTAGCCACCAGCATTGCTTTACTCTGTCGCCAATTGGGTCTTCCATCCTGGCTAGTAGATGTTCGTCACGAGGCAACCCACAATCAAATGCCGACCTTGGCTGTACTCCGCATGGCGGCCAAAACGTTGCTGCAGTACTTTCAAGCTGTCTACTGGAAACCAATCGCAAATATTCCCGTGAACTACAATGAGGAAGCATACACCTTGCTGGAAGAATATGCAAGAAGAACGCTGCCGCGGCAAGCAGAATTCATTTCCGAAGAAGACAATGCTACTTCACAGCAAGACTCTGATAAGTCGGTAGACGATAATGGCAGTcgcgaggaagaagaagctaTGGTGGGCGGTCGAAGGCTCGGAACAACGACAAATAGCTTTGCCCTACTTATGGAACCGAAAAAGATCAAACCCGTTAAGCtcgaaaaaaaggaaaaaataaaaaagaagaaaagaaagaatgTTTCTGTCGACGCCCTGACGAAGTCAGCTTTGGCATTTGTTCAAGCTAAAATCCCAGTGTCGGAGGCTTTTCGGTcattgctttcctttctcgTATGGGGATTCGGCGGAACTTCAGGAGTCCTAGTTCCGCAGGCTTCCGGCGTCTTTTCGGTGAATAGCTTTGGAGTACAGCAAATACGAAAACATTATATTCCCCTGATTTCGGCGGCTGTCAAGGAATGGCCTGGATTTCATCGAGCACTTTTTATCCATTTGTTTGAGTTTCTCTTTGTATCTGAGCAACGGGTTGTTATTCGACCGGTAGAACCATCATTGGCACGCTCATTTTTCTTTGCTAAGTCGTGGATTCAGCATTTGTTGACTCGCCAATTCtttgactttgtcgatcCCGAACTCGTTCGTACAGACACCGCATTCGAAGAGACTGACTTGATGCCGCTTTCTATCCTTGAAGATGTTGGCTATCCGCTAAATTCTTTGTGCGATCGGCTCGAAATAGCTAAACTAAAAGGATTCGCTCATTTCGATTGCATTGCCTCGGTCGTTGAAACGTTCCGGCACATTCTCGGAGATACGCGAGTCGCTCGCCACGGCTATCCAGAGAGTCAGGCTTTTACCCTACCTGAAAAAGAGTTTACTGCAATTGACCCCTTACAGCTTCTAGAAACTGAGACACTGGAAAACAATGCGTCACTGGATGAGATCGAAGCGATGTTGGCTGGGCAAGTATCGACGACATGCGAAGACGATGACATGAGAAACAAGGCAATCAAATGCAACCCGCCGCTTACAAAGGAAGGAGGAGCTGATTGTAACATTGCACACGGTGCTGTTGTGAATGAAAAACAAATGAACTGCGAATTGGTGGACAATAATTTTTTCTGCGGTCAATCCGACCCACAACCACACCGTAATCGTGAAGAAACAACTGATTTGAGAGGGACGGCTGTTACATCGGAATTAAGTCAGCTACCCGAGGAAGTTTCATCTCTTGACATCAAGTGTGCCAACGAAAGCACAACATTACAGACAGGCTATTCGTTCGGCAATCCGAATAGTGGGCGAAAAACGCGCCCGGTATGGAAATATTGCAAGTCATGGGATGAATGTTCCGTCGGTGCCCTACCGGGACGTCCCTCATAA